TTTATTTTTAACATATCTTTTCTTGTATATTTTATCTATATAAAGGAATACATAATGATAACATTATTTAGCGTTTTGTTTATTGGAAGTTTTATATTGAAAAAATTACCAGATATAAGAAATAGATTTAATTATGGAGAATAGCATATGGGAGAAAAGGAAAAAACTTTTTTGGGATTTTTAGGTTTAATTATTTCAATAATAATATTTTGTATAGTAATTTTTAATACTATTGATTCCGATAGCATTAAAGTAAATACGTTAAGTGGAAAAATGATAGATTATTTATGTCAGAATAAATACGAAGAATTTTACGAAAATTTATCTTGTGACGAATTTCCAGACTTAAATAAATTCATAATATATCAAGAAAATATGAAACAAATATTAGGTAATATCAAAAGCTATAGAAGTATTGGGATTTATAAAAATAATAGTTTAGATGAAAAAAATAGTTTTTCTGCTGCATATGATATTAATTTTGAGAATTTTTCTGATAAAAAAGTAAGGATGATATTAACTTTTAAATGTATGAATAATAAGTGGCAAGTTTCTAAATATAAAATAGAATCAGAAAATCAAAATGATAATATAGAACTGAGGAATGATATTAAATATATAAATATGAGTATAAAAGATGATAATAAGGAAATTAGTGATGTAAGAAAAATGGCCTTAGATATTATTGAAAAATACAATAATGGAGAATACAAATACATTTATTCAATATTGGATTATGAACTAAAGAAAAAAGGTAATGAAGATGAATTTCTTAAATACCTAGAAAAGCAAAATAATACTTATGGTAAAATTTCTAATATTAAATTTGATAGAGGTGAAGTAGGAAAAGATAAATCAGAATATAAGCTTGATTATCATTATATTGAAGAGAAGACCAATAAGAAGATTTACCTTACATTCTGGATTAGAAATAAAGATAAATTATATTTATCAGGTATTAATTTTAGTGAAAATGTATGGTAAATCACTGAAAAATGACATTGAAGGTGTTAGTAAGTGGTATAAACAATTAGAAATAAAAAATATGAAAGGTTAAGGGGATAATCTTGGAAGCGAAGGATATAAAAAATGAGAAAAAAGATGTTATTGATGAAATATTACCTGAGGTATCAATTGAGTGTCTTAGAAAAATAAAATCATCATTTCTAGTGCTTAAGGATAGCTTTATTACTATAGCTAATAAGGATCTAATTGTATTGAAATATTTTATTAGCAAGAATTCTAATGTTAATATAACAAAATTTTTACCTCTAGTAGGTAGTGATTTAAGCAATGTGTCACAGGGGAAAAGTTCTATATTTTTTGCAAGTATGAGAAAAGCAACTAGCCAAATTACCAATAAATTAAATTATAAAAAAGGAGTTATTAATGTTGAATCTATTGCAGTTCCAGTAAAATACAAAGAAGAAATAGTAGGGTATATAAGTATAACTACAATGAATACGGAACTACTAAAAATTATAAATATATTTATTGAAAGTTTAGCTATTAATATAGAAAGAGAATTAGAAAAAATTTTTATAGAAGAAGAAATTAGAGAATTCACAAATCTAATTAACATTAAATTAGATAAAAAGCCTATAAATTGCTTGTCAGATAAAGAATTATTAGTTACAAGATATATGTTGATGGCATATTCGAATGCTGAAATTGCAAATGAACTTTTTATATCTGAATCAACTGTTAAAACATATTTAAAAAGAATATACGACAAATTTGGGACAAGTAATAGAGTCGACACAACAATTGCCATTATGTGCAGTAGAATTCTAGGGAAATTATAATATACCAGAAAGGTGAGTTAAATGTCATTATATACAAAATTAAAGGTAGTCCTAATAATTATACTTTCTATATTTGTTTCACTTTTTACATATAACTATCTTAAAAACTTAAAAGATGATACGACAGTTGTTGTTTCAACAGAAGATATAAATCCTCATACAATAATAAAGCCTGAAATGATACAAGAAATTGAAATAAGTAAGAGGGACAAAGAAAACTTTGAAAAAGATGCGATAATTTCAAAATCTAATTTTGAATATGCAATTTCAAATACAAAAATAAAAAAAGGTGATGTAATATCAAAAAACGGAAATGTAATTGCAGGATCAAAAGAAGAGCTTATAGAAAAAAAAGCAATGCTTGAGAATGGAGAAGTTAATGATGCTTATTTTATTTCAGAAAACAGCAGGATTACCACAGTAACATTAGATTCAGAAGGCGCTGTAGGAAATAAGCTAAATATAGGGGATTATGTTGATGTTATATTTTCACATACTGGAGATGAAAAAACAAGCTTTTCAACAACTATTATGCAGCATGTAGAAATATATGATATTCAAAAGTCAGGGAGTTTAGATTCTGCAAAAGATATTTCTCTTATTGTAACTCCACAGCAAGCAACAGATATTACTTATGCTAAAAGACAAGGAAAAATTGATTTGGCAATTAATTCCTTGAGTGGTGATAGTCAAACAGCTTCTTTTGCTAATTTAAAAAAGTTTTCTAATATGATGAATTCAAATTAATGATATGTTTAGTGAAAAAGAGATAATTGAATGGAGAAGTTAATATGAGTATTAGTAATAGGAAGAAGAGTAAAAATATTTTATTCTATTCTCCACAAGGAGGAACTGGAAAATCAACATTAGCAATAAATACAGCAATTTTTTCTGCAACATTTGGCTTAAAAACATTGTTGA
The window above is part of the Clostridium saccharoperbutylacetonicum N1-4(HMT) genome. Proteins encoded here:
- a CDS encoding response regulator transcription factor; this translates as MEAKDIKNEKKDVIDEILPEVSIECLRKIKSSFLVLKDSFITIANKDLIVLKYFISKNSNVNITKFLPLVGSDLSNVSQGKSSIFFASMRKATSQITNKLNYKKGVINVESIAVPVKYKEEIVGYISITTMNTELLKIINIFIESLAINIERELEKIFIEEEIREFTNLINIKLDKKPINCLSDKELLVTRYMLMAYSNAEIANELFISESTVKTYLKRIYDKFGTSNRVDTTIAIMCSRILGKL
- the cpaB gene encoding Flp pilus assembly protein CpaB, giving the protein MSLYTKLKVVLIIILSIFVSLFTYNYLKNLKDDTTVVVSTEDINPHTIIKPEMIQEIEISKRDKENFEKDAIISKSNFEYAISNTKIKKGDVISKNGNVIAGSKEELIEKKAMLENGEVNDAYFISENSRITTVTLDSEGAVGNKLNIGDYVDVIFSHTGDEKTSFSTTIMQHVEIYDIQKSGSLDSAKDISLIVTPQQATDITYAKRQGKIDLAINSLSGDSQTASFANLKKFSNMMNSN